A stretch of Labrus bergylta chromosome 19, fLabBer1.1, whole genome shotgun sequence DNA encodes these proteins:
- the slc52a3-2a gene encoding riboflavin transporter 2, with product MSLLTHLLACLFGMGSWVSINGLWVELPLIVPQIPEGWLLPSYLSVIIQMANIGPLFVTLMHRFRPGALNEIAVIYLIIGLGTVASFLLGFFWKETVVVGGVPRSVALLVLTFFLSAVDCTSSVTFLPFTMRLKPQYLTTYYIGEGVSGLLPALVALIQGVGVVNCINGTQSLNHTLNTSYSASSTELRAEYQPANFSVEGFFFFLSAMMLVCLVAFLLLNYHPSVAREHPNSRYTTGVKDKSQAKKKWAEQKPMMDPYRAPNLKRKSSFGTGSYSWIQVFYIFAILAWVNALSNTVVPSVQSYSCLPYGNKAFHLSASMAAVSNPLACFIAIFFPIRSLLLMGALTVTGSGIGAYIMGMAVMSPCPLLVNETSGGVIMVLAWILFILTLSYVKVIIGVIMRDEGHSALVWCGAVVQLGSLLGAVTMFPLVSLYSFFSSGDPCNTKCP from the exons ATGTCCCTCCTCACTCACCTGTTGGCGTGCCTGTTCGGGATGGGCTCCTGGGTCTCCATCAACGGCCTGTGGGTGGAGCTGCCCCTGATCGTCCCTCAGATCCCAGAGGGCTGGTTACTGCCTTCATACCTCTCTGTGATCATTCAGATGGCTAACATCGGGCCCCTCTTTGTCACCCTGATGCATCGCTTTCGGCCCGGCGCCTTGAACGAGATTGCCGTCATATACTTGATCATTGGACTGGGAACTGTGGCGAGCTTCCTGCTGGGATTCTTCTGGAAGGAGACTGTGGTTGTAGGTGGCGTTCCTCGCAGTGTAGCCCTCCTTGTGTtgactttcttcctctctgcgGTCGACTGCACTTCCTCCGTCACCTTCCTGCCCTTCACTATGCGGTTAAAGCCCCAATATCTGACCACGTACTACATCGGGGAGGGTGTGAGCGGCCTGCTGCCCGCTCTGGTGGCGTTGATTCAGGGTGTCGGGGTCGTCAACTGCATAAATGGCACACAGTCTCTAAACCACACCCTGAACACCTCGTATAGTGCTTCGAGCACTGAGCTCAGGGCCGAGTATCAGCCGGCAAACTTCTCAGTGGAAgggtttttcttcttccttagTGCTATGATGCTTGTGTGCCTGGTGGCGTTCTTGCTGCTGAACTACCACCCGTCTGTGGCGAGGGAGCACCCGAACAGTCGCTACACCACCGGGGTGAAAGACAAATCTCAGGCAAAAAAGAAGTGGGCCGAGCAGAAGCCCATGATGGATCCCTACAGAGCTCCAAACCTGAAACGCAAGAGCAGCTTCGGGACTGGATCCTACAGCTGGATTCAGGTGTTTTATATCTTTGCAATCCTGGCCTGGGTTAACGCTCTGAGCAACACAGTTGTTCCCTCGGTGCAGTCCTACTCCTGCCTGCCATACGGGAACAAGGCGTTTCACCTATCAGCCTCCATGGCCGCAGTATCAAACCCTCTGGCCTGCTTCATCGCCATTTTCTTCCCTATAAG GTCTTTACTGCTGATGGGAGCTCTCACAGTGACAGGCAGTGGAATAGGTGCTTATATAATGGGCATGGCTGTGATGAGTCCATGTCCATTGCTAGTAAATGAAACTTCAGGTGGTGTCATCATG GTGTTGGCCTGGATCCTCTTTATTCTCACTCTGTCCTACGTGAAGGTGATTATTGGAGTGATCATGAGAGACGAGGGTCACAGCGCCCTCGTGTGGTGTGGAGCGGTAGTGCAGCTGGGCTCTCTGCTGGGGGCTGTGACAATGTTTCCCCTGGTCAGTCTTTACAGCTTCTTTTCATCAGGGGACCCGTGCAACACAAAATGCCCTTAA
- the slc52a2 gene encoding solute carrier family 52, riboflavin transporter, member 2, translating to MWGSWWSGAAVTHGLIALFAMGSWISVNSLWVELPVVVRVLPEEWNLPAYLSVLIAFGNLGPIAVTITHHCAPGRLNERLIIHFIQLLAVVASALLAVFWSHTVTIAGEERSLLFLLFTFVLALVCCTSNVTFLPFMFRYPSEYIRTFFIGQGLSALFPCIVALGQGVSKLECKTVNGTVTPEYLQENFPAQNFFWFLCVMLSISSVSFWALTRRQTEAQKDALPQDDDDKTTAAKNGEETHPLHNGATTPVSEEQVQVDVQPPAQTFWTQRNIYLLFLLAVSNALSNGVLPSVQSFTCLPYGTMTFHLSVVLGNIANPLACFLAMFVVLRSSAVLGFLSLAGGAFAAYLMALAALSPCPPLLGNPTGVALVVTSWIIFTGLFSYLKVVIGTLLHEAGHAALLWCGISIQAGSLIGALTMFPMINIYHMFARAQECVDNCS from the exons ATGTGGGGCAGCTGGTGGAGCGGTGCAGCGGTGACCCACGGGCTCATAGCTCTGTTCGCCATGGGCTCGTGGATTTCCGTCAACAGTCTGTGGGTCGAGCTCCCGGTGGTTGTGCGCGTGCTGCCCGAAG aaTGGAACCTGCCCGCCTATCTCTCAGTACTAATAGCGTTTGGGAACCTTGGACCTATAGCGGTGACCATTACACACCACTGCGCTCCAGGACGTTTAAATGAACGCCTCATCATCCACTTTATCCAGCTGCTGGCGGTGGTTGCGTCTGCTCTTCTGGCTGTTTTCTGGTCACACACCGTCACAATAGCCGGAGAGGAAAGATCTCTGCTGTTCCTTCTCTTCACCTTCGTGCTAGCTTTGGTCTGCTGCACTTCCAACGTCACCTTCCTGCCTTTCATGTTCCGCTACCCTTCTGAGTATATCCGCACCTTCTTCATTGGTCAGGGCTTAAGCGCCTTGTTCCCCTGTATCGTGGCTCTGGGACAAGGCGTCAGCAAGCTGGAGTGTAAAACCGTGAATGGCACGGTGACGCCGGAGTATTTGCAGGAGAATTTTCCGGCACAGAACTTCTTCTGGTTCCTGTGTGTCATGCTGTCGATCTCATCAGTGAGTTTCTGGGCTTTAACacggagacagacagaggcacAGAAAGACGCTCTGCCACAGGACGACGACGACAAGACAACAGCAGCCAAAAACGGAGAGGAAACACACCCGCTGCATAACGGAGCGACGACACCGGTGTCTGAGGAGCAGGTGCAGGTCGACGTACAACCTCCCGCTCAGACATTTTGGACACAGCGGAACATCTACCTGCTGTTCCTGCTCGCCGTCTCCAACGCTCTCAGCAACGGGGTCCTTCCCTCTGTGCAGAGTTTCACCTGTTTACCCTACGGCACCATGACCTTTCACCTTTCCGTGGTCCTCGGAAACATAGCAAACCCCCTGGCCTGCTTCCTGGCCATGTTTGTTGTCCTAAG GTCCTCCGCTGTTCTTGGCTTCTTGTCTTTAGCAGGGGGAGCATTTGCTGCATATCTCATGGCGTTAGCAGCACTCAGcccctgtcctcctctcctggGAAACCCCACTGGCGTTGCTTTAGTG GTCACCTCCTGGATCATTTTCACGGGCCTCTTCTCCTACCTGAAGGTTGTGATTGGGACTTTGCTTCACGAGGCCGGTCATGCTGCTCTGCTGTGGTGCGGCATCTCCATCCAGGCAGGCTCCCTCATTGGAGCTCTCACCATGTTCCCCATGATCAACATCTATCACATGTTCGCCCGCGCTCAGGAATGTGTGGATAACTGCAGCTAA